One stretch of Aquimarina sp. Aq107 DNA includes these proteins:
- a CDS encoding trehalase family glycosidase encodes MRNFRFRVLTTCLLSVFLFNCNNDKKIEYLGHQQTLEKLILQEDTDGDKKITIDDKGPKQFEFIDSYGEVNLIKGTYHLSNLLQELAIADQNDTISLDRIIESPSNRISRLIKTRYWDNLTRSVDKKGLAKVLEDTKSETDTFRLYVPFNDQEAITYFETIKSDIPKLKVITLPENITPSYVKTLNKVSGILNLAHKIDESGNYKAKPFVVPGGRFNEMYGWDSYFESVGLLIDGREDLAMSMADNFGYQIEHYGKILNANRSYYLTRTQPPFFSSLVREIYQKNPNVSRNWLSDNLKMVIKEYETVWSEKDVRLTSTGLSRFYGEGIGVPPETEKGHFDFILNKYAAKHKLNLDEFVEKYGSGEIIDEELDLYFTHDRSMRESGHDTSNRLDDVCVHLNTVGINSLLYKYEQDIAYLIREAFQDKFIIDSKEFSSDFWLEKAEKRKKIMDDLLWDEKKKTYYDYNFVSKTPQKIESATNYYPLWAGLSSKDQAASLVENLFNNLVQKGGVAATTDITNKEDPNAPQRQWDYPNGWAPHQMMIWRGLINYGYEKEAQELVYRWLWMITKNAVNYNGTIPEKYDVVKCTHKVYAEYGNVGTEFDYITPSGFGWMNASYQLGLNILDEKLKSQLNQLVDPDDIFSKRGK; translated from the coding sequence ATGCGAAATTTTAGGTTTAGAGTTCTAACAACGTGTTTACTTTCGGTATTCCTTTTTAATTGTAATAATGATAAGAAAATTGAATATTTAGGTCATCAACAAACACTTGAAAAGTTGATTCTGCAAGAAGATACAGATGGTGATAAGAAAATAACAATTGATGATAAAGGGCCTAAACAATTCGAATTTATTGATTCATATGGAGAAGTAAATTTGATAAAGGGGACTTATCATTTGTCTAATTTGCTTCAGGAGTTGGCTATTGCAGATCAGAACGATACTATTTCTTTGGATCGAATTATAGAATCTCCAAGTAATCGAATTTCAAGATTAATTAAGACTAGATACTGGGATAATCTAACAAGATCAGTTGATAAAAAAGGATTAGCAAAAGTTTTAGAAGATACTAAATCAGAGACTGATACTTTTAGGCTGTATGTACCATTTAATGATCAAGAAGCAATTACTTATTTCGAAACTATAAAATCAGATATTCCAAAATTAAAAGTTATAACGCTACCAGAGAATATTACTCCGTCATATGTAAAAACATTAAATAAAGTTTCTGGAATATTAAATCTAGCGCATAAGATAGATGAAAGCGGAAATTATAAAGCAAAACCTTTCGTAGTTCCTGGAGGAAGATTTAATGAAATGTATGGCTGGGATAGCTATTTTGAGTCTGTTGGATTATTAATTGATGGTCGAGAAGATTTAGCCATGTCTATGGCGGATAATTTTGGGTATCAGATTGAACATTATGGTAAAATCCTTAACGCTAATAGAAGTTATTACCTTACCAGAACACAACCTCCATTTTTTAGTTCTTTAGTAAGAGAAATATATCAGAAGAATCCAAACGTATCAAGAAACTGGTTGTCAGATAATCTAAAAATGGTGATTAAAGAATATGAAACTGTTTGGTCAGAAAAAGATGTTCGTTTAACAAGTACTGGGTTAAGTCGTTTCTATGGAGAGGGAATTGGAGTTCCTCCAGAAACAGAAAAAGGACATTTTGATTTTATATTAAATAAGTATGCAGCAAAACATAAGCTTAATTTAGATGAGTTTGTAGAGAAATATGGTTCAGGAGAAATTATAGATGAAGAACTTGATTTGTATTTTACCCATGATAGATCAATGAGAGAAAGCGGACATGATACTTCCAATAGATTAGATGATGTGTGTGTGCATTTAAATACTGTAGGAATTAATAGTCTTTTGTATAAATACGAACAGGATATAGCATATTTGATAAGAGAAGCATTTCAGGATAAGTTTATTATTGATTCTAAAGAATTTTCATCGGACTTTTGGTTAGAAAAAGCAGAGAAAAGAAAAAAGATAATGGATGATCTGTTGTGGGATGAAAAAAAGAAGACGTATTATGATTATAATTTTGTTTCTAAAACACCTCAAAAAATAGAATCAGCAACTAATTATTATCCCCTTTGGGCGGGATTAAGTAGTAAAGATCAGGCTGCTTCTTTGGTAGAAAATTTGTTTAATAATTTAGTTCAGAAAGGCGGTGTTGCGGCAACTACAGATATCACGAATAAAGAAGATCCTAACGCACCACAGCGTCAATGGGATTATCCTAATGGTTGGGCACCGCATCAGATGATGATATGGAGAGGTCTTATTAATTACGGTTACGAAAAAGAAGCTCAAGAACTGGTTTATCGCTGGTTATGGATGATAACAAAAAACGCAGTTAATTATAATGGAACTATCCCAGAAAAGTATGATGTAGTAAAATGCACCCATAAAGTATATGCAGAATATGGTAATGTTGGGACAGAATTTGATTATATAACTCCAAGTGGATTTGGATGGATGAACGCATCTTATCAGTTAGGGTTAAATATTTTAGATGAAAAACTAAAATCTCAATTAAATCAGTTGGTAGATCCTGATGATATATTTAGTAAAAGAGGTAAATAA
- a CDS encoding cytochrome P450 has translation MPVPKVSFFQVLKNAKNILSNPLPFHNKNFEKHGDVFEVNLGFGNSVIFTRDAGFAKHMLQNQHRKYYKSPLQTKDLGKYIGNGLLTSNGDHWLRQRRLIQPAFYKKKIDVIAKTIRETICEELSRIEPNVSLDIYPLMNDLAFRVVAKSLFSYTDTGNTMARLQHITEAAQKSLIREIRQPYKRWWFYLSGQIKSTLTLTQEARDILNTIIEERRRSEDTYDDLLDTLLSSKYEDGSSMDNERLIDEILILFVAGHETTSNALSFCLSLLALHPEIQESAYTEIAKYGEQELSLMEQFEKSKYVAQCIEESMRLYPPAYFSDRVNIEKDEFNDIELSKGTTVLISFFEIHRHKDFWENPTVFDPDRFHPDNKKKYSDWYFPFGAGPRMCVGSNFAMYEMIYAVSELIRKYKISTSISEIEIKPLITLKPVNAILKFTPRNK, from the coding sequence ATGCCAGTCCCAAAAGTCTCTTTTTTTCAAGTTCTTAAGAATGCTAAAAACATTCTGAGCAATCCATTACCATTTCATAATAAGAATTTTGAAAAACATGGAGATGTTTTCGAAGTTAATCTAGGATTTGGTAATTCTGTTATTTTTACCAGAGATGCAGGTTTTGCAAAACATATGTTGCAAAATCAACATAGAAAATATTATAAATCTCCACTGCAAACTAAAGATTTAGGGAAGTATATAGGTAATGGTTTGTTAACTTCCAATGGAGATCATTGGTTAAGACAGCGGAGGCTAATACAGCCAGCATTTTATAAAAAGAAAATAGATGTAATTGCAAAAACCATTAGAGAAACCATATGCGAAGAACTGTCTAGAATAGAGCCTAATGTTTCCTTGGATATTTATCCGTTAATGAATGATTTGGCTTTTAGGGTAGTAGCAAAATCATTGTTCAGCTATACTGATACAGGTAATACTATGGCTAGATTGCAACACATAACCGAAGCTGCGCAAAAATCTTTAATTAGAGAAATTAGACAACCGTATAAAAGGTGGTGGTTTTATCTTAGTGGTCAAATAAAAAGTACACTTACCTTAACCCAAGAAGCTAGGGATATATTGAATACCATTATTGAAGAAAGGCGAAGATCCGAAGATACATATGATGACCTTTTAGACACGTTATTGAGTTCTAAATATGAAGATGGTAGTTCGATGGATAACGAAAGATTAATAGATGAGATATTAATTTTATTCGTAGCAGGACACGAAACTACTTCTAATGCATTATCTTTTTGTTTAAGCTTATTGGCACTACATCCAGAAATTCAAGAATCAGCATATACAGAAATTGCGAAATATGGTGAACAAGAATTGTCCTTAATGGAGCAATTCGAGAAGAGTAAATATGTTGCTCAATGTATTGAAGAATCTATGCGTTTGTATCCACCAGCATATTTTTCAGATAGAGTAAATATTGAGAAAGATGAATTTAATGATATAGAATTGTCAAAAGGCACTACGGTTCTTATCTCGTTTTTCGAAATACATAGACATAAAGATTTCTGGGAAAATCCTACTGTTTTTGATCCAGACCGTTTTCATCCTGATAATAAAAAGAAATATTCTGATTGGTATTTTCCTTTTGGTGCAGGACCAAGGATGTGTGTAGGTAGTAATTTTGCGATGTATGAAATGATTTATGCAGTTAGTGAATTAATCAGAAAATATAAAATTTCTACATCCATATCAGAAATTGAGATTAAGCCATTGATTACTTTGAAACCGGTAAATGCAATTCTGAAGTTTACTCCAAGAAATAAATAA
- a CDS encoding GNAT family N-acetyltransferase, producing the protein MKTVTVVKADKNEIEWINSKYAEIGFVKSNYDSEFIVIAKVGNNNAGLGRLVKIDEKNIELGGIYTFPDFRGLKVAENIVSNLCDKNPYKESVVWCLPFENLLGFYSKFGFKKHKKDVVPQEVSKKLEWCNSDDKYDKEVILLCKNK; encoded by the coding sequence ATGAAAACAGTCACAGTAGTTAAAGCTGACAAAAATGAAATCGAGTGGATTAATTCGAAGTATGCTGAAATTGGTTTTGTAAAATCTAATTACGATAGTGAATTTATTGTTATTGCTAAGGTCGGGAATAATAACGCTGGACTTGGAAGGTTAGTAAAGATTGATGAAAAAAATATTGAACTTGGAGGGATTTATACATTTCCTGATTTCCGAGGTTTAAAGGTTGCTGAAAATATTGTGAGCAATCTATGTGACAAAAATCCTTACAAAGAGTCTGTAGTTTGGTGCTTACCATTTGAAAATCTACTAGGTTTTTATTCCAAATTTGGATTTAAGAAACATAAAAAAGATGTTGTTCCTCAAGAAGTGAGTAAAAAACTCGAATGGTGTAACTCGGATGATAAGTATGACAAAGAAGTAATACTTCTTTGTAAAAATAAATAA
- the queG gene encoding tRNA epoxyqueuosine(34) reductase QueG — MINKSETYASLIKAEAKRLGFLSCGISKAEFLEEEAPRLEKWLHKNMNGQMSYMENHFDKRLDPTKLVPDSKSVISLLLNYFPSETQKDSDAPKISKYAYGQDYHHVIKSKLKQLQEFISEEIGDVYGRAFVDSAPVLDKAWAAKSGLGWIGKNSNLLTQKVGSFYFIAELIIDLELVYDTPVTDHCGTCTACIDACPTQAIVDPYVVDGSKCISYFTIELKEEIPSDYKGKFDNWMFGCDICQDVCPWNRFSKSHSEPLFNPKPELLEMTKKDWEEVTQEVFSKVFQKSAVKRTKFSGLNRNIQFLK; from the coding sequence ATGATTAATAAATCTGAAACATATGCATCTTTGATAAAAGCCGAAGCTAAACGCCTTGGTTTTTTATCTTGTGGTATAAGTAAAGCAGAGTTTTTAGAAGAAGAAGCACCTAGGTTAGAAAAATGGTTGCATAAAAATATGAACGGGCAAATGTCATATATGGAGAATCATTTCGACAAACGGCTCGATCCGACAAAGTTAGTTCCGGATTCTAAAAGTGTAATATCATTACTTCTTAATTACTTTCCTTCCGAGACGCAAAAAGATTCAGATGCTCCTAAGATTTCCAAATATGCTTATGGTCAAGATTATCATCATGTGATTAAATCAAAACTGAAACAACTCCAAGAATTTATTTCGGAAGAGATAGGCGATGTCTACGGAAGAGCTTTTGTTGATTCGGCTCCAGTATTGGATAAAGCTTGGGCAGCAAAAAGTGGATTAGGATGGATTGGTAAAAATAGTAACCTGCTTACTCAAAAAGTTGGGTCATTTTATTTTATAGCGGAATTGATTATTGATTTGGAGTTGGTATATGACACACCCGTTACAGATCATTGTGGAACATGTACTGCTTGTATAGATGCATGTCCTACTCAGGCTATCGTAGATCCATATGTGGTAGATGGTAGTAAATGTATTTCTTATTTTACAATTGAATTGAAAGAAGAGATTCCTTCCGACTATAAGGGAAAATTTGATAACTGGATGTTTGGTTGTGATATATGCCAAGATGTATGTCCTTGGAATCGTTTTTCTAAATCACATAGTGAACCTCTTTTTAATCCTAAACCAGAATTGTTAGAGATGACAAAGAAAGATTGGGAAGAAGTTACCCAAGAAGTTTTTTCTAAAGTTTTTCAAAAATCCGCAGTGAAACGAACTAAATTTTCTGGCCTAAATAGGAACATCCAATTTTTGAAATAA
- a CDS encoding sodium:solute symporter, which translates to MNELSYIDITVIVVYLIGIIIYGISKSKRGSSEDYFLGGRTMTWPIVGIALFSANISSSTLVGLASDAYQTNINVYNYEWYAVVVLIFFAIFFLPFYLRSGVYTMPEFLERRYDKRSRYYFSFITVVGNILVDTAAGLYVGKIVLTLLFPSMDSTLILVILAVAAAAYTIPGGLNSVIQTEVIQAILLIIGSCLLTYFAFDQLGGGWSGMMAKLDTMLAAGDVNFGTRLEEGKYIPVNSDEVFSLVRPSNDEFMPWWGLLTGVPLLGFYFWANNQFMVQRVLGAKDLNHGRWGALFAGFLKLPVIFIMVVPGVLALLLFSNLDITSLNYTLTDGTICNNLSDCPNLTYPVLLFQLLPVGVLGLVVAGLMAAMMSSVSATFNSASTLVTMDFVKQLKPELTSKQLVRVGQITTVILVVLAISWVPFIESVSDSLWTYLQLVIAYTCPPAVSTFVLGLFWKRANGNGSIVSLLTGFSLAVFMILSQTFDWIPVINELHFLAKATWLFVICIILHMIVSLMTNPQSEEQIKEYTYKKEMFKEESKELIGLSWYKNYRILSVILLVITALVVGFFW; encoded by the coding sequence ATGAATGAATTATCTTATATCGACATTACAGTAATTGTAGTGTATCTCATCGGAATTATTATTTATGGAATATCAAAATCAAAAAGGGGAAGTTCAGAAGATTATTTTTTAGGTGGAAGAACAATGACTTGGCCCATTGTAGGTATTGCATTGTTTTCTGCAAATATTTCTAGTTCTACCTTAGTTGGACTTGCGTCTGATGCATACCAGACAAATATTAATGTTTATAATTACGAATGGTATGCAGTTGTTGTTCTGATTTTTTTCGCAATATTTTTTCTTCCTTTCTATTTGAGATCTGGAGTGTATACCATGCCTGAATTTTTAGAACGAAGATATGATAAGAGATCTCGTTACTATTTTTCATTTATTACTGTAGTCGGTAATATTTTAGTGGATACTGCAGCGGGGCTTTATGTGGGTAAAATCGTATTAACACTATTGTTTCCATCCATGGATTCTACATTAATCCTGGTTATTTTGGCAGTGGCGGCTGCAGCTTATACTATTCCAGGCGGATTGAATTCAGTTATTCAGACAGAGGTTATTCAGGCAATATTACTTATAATTGGATCTTGTCTGTTAACATATTTTGCTTTTGATCAATTAGGAGGAGGATGGTCAGGAATGATGGCAAAATTAGATACTATGTTAGCTGCAGGAGATGTTAATTTTGGAACTCGCTTAGAAGAAGGAAAATATATACCGGTCAATTCTGATGAAGTATTTAGTTTAGTTAGACCTAGTAATGATGAGTTTATGCCTTGGTGGGGATTGTTAACAGGAGTCCCTTTATTGGGGTTTTATTTTTGGGCAAATAATCAATTTATGGTGCAACGTGTTTTAGGAGCAAAAGATCTTAATCATGGTCGTTGGGGAGCATTGTTTGCAGGATTTCTAAAATTACCAGTGATTTTTATCATGGTAGTTCCGGGTGTATTAGCATTACTACTATTTAGTAATTTAGATATTACTAGTTTAAACTATACATTAACCGATGGAACTATTTGTAACAATCTTTCTGATTGTCCAAATCTTACCTATCCTGTTTTATTATTTCAATTATTACCAGTGGGAGTGTTAGGTTTGGTAGTAGCAGGACTAATGGCAGCAATGATGTCATCTGTTTCTGCGACATTTAATTCTGCGTCAACTTTGGTTACTATGGATTTTGTTAAGCAGCTAAAACCTGAACTTACCAGTAAACAATTAGTGAGAGTAGGACAAATTACGACAGTTATTTTAGTAGTCTTGGCTATTTCTTGGGTTCCATTTATCGAAAGTGTAAGCGATTCTTTGTGGACGTATTTGCAGTTAGTGATTGCTTATACGTGTCCTCCAGCAGTTTCTACTTTTGTTTTAGGTCTTTTCTGGAAACGGGCTAATGGAAACGGTTCAATCGTAAGTTTATTAACAGGTTTTTCTTTAGCTGTGTTTATGATTTTATCGCAAACTTTTGATTGGATACCTGTTATTAATGAATTACATTTCTTAGCAAAAGCTACTTGGTTATTTGTCATATGTATTATTCTTCATATGATTGTAAGTTTGATGACAAATCCACAATCAGAAGAGCAAATAAAGGAGTATACTTATAAAAAGGAAATGTTCAAAGAAGAATCTAAAGAACTAATAGGCTTATCTTGGTATAAAAATTATAGAATTTTATCTGTAATACTTTTGGTAATAACAGCTCTTGTAGTTGGTTTTTTCTGGTAA
- the ruvB gene encoding Holliday junction branch migration DNA helicase RuvB yields MNENLNPSSENFSNEDLDIERALRPLAFEDFSGQDQVLENLKIFVQAANLRDEALDHTLFHGPPGLGKTTLAHILANELGVGIKVTSGPVLDKPGDLAGLLTNLDDRDVLFIDEIHRLSPIVEEYLYSAMEDYKIDIMIESGPNARTVQINLNPFTLVGATTRSGLLTAPMRARFGIQSRLQYYTTELLATIVERSAHILNVPISLEAAIEIAGRSRGTPRIANALLRRVRDFAQIKGNGKIDIEISKFALKALNVDAHGLDEMDNKILTTLIDKFKGGPVGITTLATAVSESAETIEEVYEPFLIQQGFIMRTPRGREVTEAAYKHLGRVKGGIQGGLF; encoded by the coding sequence ATGAATGAAAATTTAAATCCTTCAAGTGAAAATTTCTCTAATGAAGATCTTGATATAGAAAGAGCTTTAAGGCCTCTTGCATTTGAGGATTTTTCTGGACAGGATCAAGTTCTGGAAAATTTAAAGATTTTTGTTCAAGCTGCTAATTTAAGAGATGAAGCTTTGGATCATACACTCTTTCATGGTCCTCCAGGTTTAGGTAAAACTACATTAGCGCATATATTAGCTAATGAATTGGGTGTAGGGATAAAGGTGACATCGGGGCCGGTTTTGGATAAGCCTGGCGATTTAGCTGGTTTGCTAACAAATCTAGATGATAGGGATGTGTTATTTATTGATGAGATTCATCGATTAAGTCCAATTGTAGAGGAGTATTTATATTCAGCTATGGAGGATTATAAGATCGATATTATGATAGAGAGTGGTCCTAATGCAAGAACAGTACAGATTAACCTAAATCCTTTTACGTTAGTTGGCGCAACAACAAGATCGGGTCTTTTAACTGCTCCTATGAGAGCTCGTTTTGGAATTCAATCACGATTACAATATTATACCACAGAATTACTTGCCACGATTGTCGAAAGAAGTGCTCATATATTAAATGTGCCTATTTCATTAGAGGCGGCTATAGAAATAGCAGGTCGTAGTAGAGGAACTCCTAGGATTGCAAATGCATTATTACGTAGAGTACGGGATTTTGCGCAAATTAAAGGTAATGGTAAGATTGATATAGAGATTTCTAAATTTGCTCTTAAAGCGCTCAATGTGGACGCTCATGGTCTCGACGAAATGGATAATAAGATTCTTACTACGTTAATAGATAAGTTTAAAGGTGGGCCGGTTGGGATCACTACGCTAGCTACTGCGGTAAGTGAAAGTGCTGAAACTATTGAAGAAGTTTATGAACCTTTTTTGATTCAACAAGGGTTTATTATGCGTACACCAAGAGGTAGAGAGGTTACAGAAGCAGCATATAAACATTTAGGTCGTGTAAAAGGAGGAATCCAAGGAGGATTGTTTTAG